In one window of Rathayibacter caricis DSM 15933 DNA:
- a CDS encoding FUSC family protein, with protein MRLTSSFTVATRPPLLQLVKTAVATVVTWGIAAAVFPGTLPVFGAIAALLVVAPSVNQSFAKALERSVGVILGVVLGSVIGTLFGGESVIVLIAIVAAIAVGWAVRLTPASAVQIPISAMLVLSVGAVTPNYAFDRIVETLIGAAVGVVVNGLLVPPVALGPAERAVGDLTAQLAAALDDLADALQAPVQRRRLDELLINARLLQTMQGKAEAAIVTGEESLRLNPRRSAHRDRLAALDSVTPRLGRIVTRVRGMTRTVHDLYDVELVREPTIADIAVQLHRAAHDLRLLVQSAVDVPEPEVITDELPALTAPLVIATPHPEHWILVGALAEDLRRIREEIVGEES; from the coding sequence ATGCGCCTGACTTCCAGCTTCACCGTGGCCACCCGGCCGCCGTTGCTGCAGCTGGTCAAGACGGCCGTCGCGACCGTCGTCACCTGGGGCATCGCGGCCGCCGTCTTCCCCGGCACGCTGCCCGTGTTCGGCGCGATCGCGGCGCTGCTCGTCGTCGCGCCGAGCGTGAACCAGTCGTTCGCGAAGGCGCTCGAGCGCAGCGTCGGGGTGATCCTGGGCGTGGTCCTCGGCTCGGTGATCGGGACGCTGTTCGGCGGCGAGAGCGTGATCGTGCTGATCGCGATCGTGGCCGCGATCGCGGTGGGCTGGGCGGTGCGGCTGACGCCGGCCTCGGCGGTGCAGATCCCGATCAGCGCGATGCTCGTGCTCTCGGTCGGCGCGGTCACTCCGAACTACGCGTTCGACCGCATCGTCGAGACGCTGATCGGCGCGGCGGTCGGAGTCGTCGTCAACGGGCTCCTCGTGCCGCCGGTCGCGCTGGGGCCCGCCGAGAGGGCGGTCGGCGACCTCACGGCGCAGCTCGCCGCGGCGCTCGACGACCTGGCCGACGCCCTCCAGGCGCCGGTGCAGCGGCGGCGCCTCGACGAGCTGCTGATCAACGCGCGGCTGCTGCAGACCATGCAGGGGAAGGCCGAGGCGGCGATCGTCACGGGCGAGGAGTCGCTCCGCCTCAATCCGCGCCGCTCCGCCCACCGCGACCGCCTCGCGGCGCTCGACTCCGTCACTCCGCGGCTCGGCCGGATCGTCACACGCGTGCGCGGGATGACCCGCACCGTGCACGACCTCTACGACGTGGAGCTGGTGCGCGAGCCCACCATCGCCGACATCGCGGTGCAGCTGCACCGGGCGGCGCACGACCTGCGGCTGCTCGTGCAGTCGGCGGTCGACGTGCCGGAGCCGGAGGTCATCACCGACGAGCTGCCCGCGCTGACGGCGCCGCTGGTGATCGCGACGCCGCATCCCGAGCACTGGATCCTCGTGGGGGCGCTCGCCGAGGACCTGCGCCGGATCCGCGAGGAGATCGTGGGCGAGGAGTCCTGA
- a CDS encoding alpha/beta fold hydrolase: MPRGLRSLALGARTRVREAFATARSRRRDPRRRYKRTDVSVQRVRHEDVWARVSTVGRTGERTFVLVPGIGVAATYFERLAPALNEFGPVHALDLPGFGGVPHPPHARHMSIPDYAALVGRVIDELGLVDPVVLGHSMGTQVVAELAAQRPELTTIVLLGPVMNRHERRVPIAGLRFAQSSLREPRRVALLAVGAYLLCGPRWFSRVLPEMMHYPIEDRVPRIRASALLIRGEHDRLVPRKWIEELAESMPHARAWEIPGAAHSVMHAHAEEVARLCVEHARAPQPDRDEAELKRYPDAEIDRSEEDAPIADPLGAARGRVTELVGILTDDDSLIAEGKTQHAEATDPAALRDDA, translated from the coding sequence GTGCCCCGAGGCCTCCGCTCACTCGCCCTCGGTGCCCGCACCCGCGTGCGCGAGGCGTTCGCCACCGCCCGGTCCCGCCGCCGCGATCCGCGCCGCCGCTACAAGCGCACCGACGTCTCGGTGCAGCGCGTCCGCCACGAGGACGTCTGGGCCCGGGTCAGCACCGTCGGCCGCACCGGCGAGCGCACCTTCGTGCTGGTCCCCGGCATCGGAGTGGCGGCCACGTACTTCGAGCGCCTCGCGCCCGCGCTCAACGAGTTCGGCCCCGTGCACGCCCTCGATCTGCCCGGATTCGGCGGCGTCCCGCACCCGCCGCACGCCCGGCACATGAGCATCCCCGACTACGCCGCGCTCGTCGGTCGGGTGATCGACGAGCTGGGCCTCGTGGACCCGGTCGTCCTCGGCCACTCCATGGGCACGCAGGTCGTCGCCGAGCTGGCCGCCCAGCGCCCCGAGCTCACGACGATCGTGCTGCTGGGCCCCGTGATGAATCGGCACGAGCGCCGCGTCCCGATCGCGGGCCTCCGCTTCGCGCAGTCGAGCCTGCGCGAGCCCCGCCGGGTGGCCCTGCTCGCCGTCGGCGCCTATCTGCTCTGCGGCCCGCGCTGGTTCTCCCGCGTGCTGCCCGAGATGATGCACTACCCGATCGAGGACAGGGTGCCGCGGATCCGCGCGTCGGCCCTCCTCATCCGCGGCGAGCACGACCGTCTCGTGCCCCGGAAGTGGATCGAGGAGCTGGCGGAGTCGATGCCGCACGCCCGCGCGTGGGAGATCCCCGGCGCCGCCCACTCCGTCATGCACGCGCACGCCGAGGAGGTGGCGAGGCTCTGCGTCGAGCACGCCCGCGCTCCGCAGCCCGATCGCGACGAGGCCGAGCTGAAGCGCTACCCCGACGCCGAGATCGACCGCTCCGAGGAGGACGCTCCGATCGCCGATCCGCTCGGCGCCGCCCGCGGCCGCGTGACCGAGCTCGTCGGCATCCTCACCGACGACGACTCGCTCATCGCCGAGGGCAAGACCCAGCACGCCGAGGCCACCGATCCGGCCGCGCTGCGCGACGACGCGTAA
- a CDS encoding MarR family winged helix-turn-helix transcriptional regulator, translating to MNHLESPARDAVDEIRDGWAALRPELDTEAVDVIGRLIRASALVVRATEERLAAHGLTRGEFDVLTTLRRAGEPRSPSALRTIGLASAPAITKRLHALEKRGLVVRSANPADGRGALIALTEDGVELIDRAFPEVLAVERELLAGVSAAQWAEAARSLRAVLASVESAHER from the coding sequence GTGAATCACTTAGAGAGTCCAGCGCGCGACGCGGTCGACGAGATCCGCGACGGCTGGGCGGCGCTGCGGCCCGAGCTCGACACCGAGGCGGTCGACGTGATCGGCCGGCTGATCCGCGCCTCCGCGCTCGTCGTGCGGGCGACGGAGGAGCGGCTCGCCGCCCACGGGCTCACCCGCGGCGAGTTCGACGTGCTGACGACGCTGCGGCGGGCGGGGGAGCCGCGGTCGCCGAGCGCACTGCGGACCATCGGGCTCGCCTCCGCTCCCGCGATCACGAAGCGGCTGCACGCGCTCGAGAAGCGCGGGCTCGTCGTGCGGTCGGCGAATCCGGCCGACGGGCGGGGGGCGCTGATCGCGCTCACCGAGGACGGTGTCGAGCTGATCGACCGGGCGTTCCCCGAGGTGCTCGCGGTCGAGCGCGAGCTGCTGGCGGGAGTGTCCGCGGCGCAGTGGGCCGAGGCGGCGCGCTCGCTCCGCGCGGTGCTCGCGAGCGTGGAGTCGGCGCACGAGCGCTGA
- a CDS encoding DUF6966 domain-containing protein has product MSIDAALLEIRAATDEVRTVARATGDSSRLGTAAWLDTRFAEISNVPELRAAARDALHLWGGMGSFSDVGSAEAHHAVERLRLALRRALSWRLVLD; this is encoded by the coding sequence ATGAGCATCGACGCCGCACTGCTCGAGATCCGAGCCGCCACCGACGAGGTGCGGACCGTCGCCCGCGCCACGGGCGACTCCTCCCGACTCGGAACGGCCGCCTGGCTCGACACCCGCTTCGCCGAGATCTCGAACGTCCCTGAACTGCGAGCCGCCGCACGCGACGCCCTGCACCTCTGGGGCGGCATGGGCTCCTTCTCGGACGTCGGCTCCGCCGAGGCGCACCACGCCGTCGAGCGCCTGCGCCTCGCCCTGCGCCGGGCCCTGTCCTGGCGCCTCGTCCTCGACTGA
- a CDS encoding FUSC family protein, whose amino-acid sequence MPTTLLPPLPHPKELVTLGPHAGAHRVALRAGVSMAVPLLVLWAFGRTDLALYATFGAFTALYGRQHTHRPRLRMQLSAAAYLVIVVTVGTAVALSPARDWLIIPVVVAVAVAAAYLSDALHWHPPGPLFPVFAVTACASVPTDPARIPEAFLLSAASAAFALLIGVAGVASPRARRLPPTPWRTSFRAAATRPSTRAAMLRFGAVVLVSGAIPTATGLGHPYWAMVAAVAAVSGADTAARLVRAGHRMLGTVVGVAIAAALLALPLSPLATIAVVVLLQVLAELFVGRNYGLTLAFVTPLAILMVELAHRTDELVLLRDRALETAIGVAVGVAATLLAHAASSRRR is encoded by the coding sequence ATGCCCACCACCCTGCTGCCACCGCTCCCCCACCCCAAGGAGCTCGTCACCCTCGGCCCGCACGCCGGCGCCCACCGCGTCGCGCTCCGCGCCGGCGTCTCGATGGCCGTCCCCCTCCTCGTGCTCTGGGCCTTCGGACGCACCGACCTCGCGCTGTACGCGACGTTCGGCGCCTTCACCGCCCTCTACGGCCGGCAGCACACCCACCGCCCGCGCCTGCGGATGCAGCTCTCGGCCGCCGCCTACCTCGTCATCGTGGTGACCGTCGGCACCGCCGTCGCTCTGTCGCCCGCCCGCGACTGGCTGATCATCCCCGTGGTGGTCGCGGTCGCCGTCGCCGCCGCGTACCTGAGCGACGCCCTGCACTGGCACCCGCCCGGCCCCCTCTTCCCGGTCTTCGCCGTGACGGCGTGCGCCTCGGTCCCCACCGATCCCGCCCGCATCCCGGAGGCGTTCCTCCTCTCGGCCGCGTCCGCCGCCTTCGCGCTCCTCATCGGAGTGGCCGGAGTGGCCTCCCCTCGCGCCCGCCGCCTTCCGCCAACCCCCTGGCGCACCTCGTTCCGGGCGGCCGCCACACGCCCCTCGACCCGTGCCGCGATGCTCCGCTTCGGCGCCGTCGTCCTGGTCTCCGGAGCGATCCCCACCGCCACCGGCCTCGGCCACCCCTACTGGGCGATGGTCGCCGCCGTCGCCGCCGTGTCGGGCGCCGACACCGCCGCCCGCCTGGTCCGCGCGGGCCACCGGATGCTCGGCACCGTCGTCGGAGTCGCGATCGCCGCCGCCCTGCTCGCCCTCCCCCTGTCGCCGCTGGCCACGATCGCCGTCGTCGTCCTGCTCCAGGTCCTCGCCGAGCTCTTCGTCGGCCGCAACTACGGCCTGACCCTCGCCTTCGTCACCCCGCTCGCGATCCTGATGGTCGAGTTGGCCCACCGCACCGACGAGCTCGTCCTCCTCCGCGACCGCGCCCTCGAGACCGCCATCGGCGTCGCCGTCGGAGTCGCCGCCACGCTCCTCGCGCACGCGGCGTCCTCCCGCCGCCGCTGA